A single Polyodon spathula isolate WHYD16114869_AA chromosome 6, ASM1765450v1, whole genome shotgun sequence DNA region contains:
- the LOC121316880 gene encoding eukaryotic initiation factor 4A-III-like has protein sequence MEVAPVPVRKRLMKDEDMTKIEFETSEEVDVTPTFDTMGLREDLLRGIYAYGFEKPSAIQQRAIKQIIKGRDVIAQSQSGTGKTATFCVSVLQCLDIQVRETQALILAPTRELAGQIQKVLLALGDYMNVQCHACIGGTNVGEDIRKLDYGQHVVAGTPGRVFDMIRRRSLRTRAIKMLVLDEADEMLNKGFKEQIYDVYRYLPPATQVCLISATLPHEILEMTNKFMTDPIRILVKRDELTLEGIKQFFVAVEREEWKFDTLCDLYDTLTITQAVIFCNTKRKVDWLTEKMREANFTVSSMHGDMPQKERESIMKEFRSGASRVLISTDVWARGLDVPQVSLIINYDLPNNRELYIHRIGRSGRYGRKGVAINFVKNDDIRILRDIEQYYSTQIDEMPMNVADLI, from the exons atggaAGTAGCTCCAGTTCCCGTTAGGAAGCGTCTCATGAAGGACGAAGACATGACCAAAATAGAGTTCGAGACCAGCGAGGAGGTCGATGTAACACCTACCTTCGACACAATGGGCCTGCGGGAGGACCTACTTCGTGGGATTTACGCTTACG gtttTGAGAAGCCGTCTGCAATTCAACAGAGAGCAATTAAACAGATAATTAAAGGCAGAGATGTGATTGCACA GTCTCAGTCTGGTACTGGTAAAACAGCAACTTTCTGTGTCTccgtgctgcagtgcttggacattcAG GTCCGCGAAACCCAGGCATTGATCCTGGCACCAACCAGAGAGTTGGCAGGACAAATACAGAAG GTGCTCTTGGCTCTTGGTGACTACATGAATGTGCAGTGTCATGCATGTATTGGGGGGACAAATGTTGGAGAAGACATCAGGAAACTTGATTATGGGCAGCATGTTGTTGCAGGCACCCCAGGACGTGTTTTTG ACATGATTCGCAGGAGAAGCTTGAGAACCCGTGCTATCAAAATGCTGGTTCTTGATGAAgctgatgagatgttaaataaaG GTTTTAAGGAACAGATCTATGATGTATACAGATACTTGCCTCCTGCCACGCAAGTTTGTCTGATCAGCGCTACGTTACCACACGAAATCTTGGAGATGACTAACAAATTTATGACTGATCCAATCCGAATCTTGGTCAAACG TGACGAGTTGACGCTGGAAGGCATCAAGCAGTTTTTCGTTGCTGTAGAAAGAGAGGAATGGAAGTTTGACACACTATGTGATCTATATGACACTCTGACCATCACACAGGCTGTCATCTTCTGTAACACCAAAAGAAAG GTGGACTGGCTGACTGAGAAAATGAGAGAAGCCAACTTCACTGTGTCTTCAATGCACGGAGATATGCCTCAGAAAGAGCGAGAGTCCATCATGAAAGAGTTCAGATCTGGAGCAAG ccgAGTCCTCATTTCGACAGATGTTTGGGCCAGGGGATTGGATGTTCCTCAAGTGTCGCTGATCATCAACTATGACCTGCCAAACAACAGAGAATTGTACATCCACAG AATTGGGCGATCAGGTCGTTACGGTCGTAAAGGTGTTGCCATCAACTTTGTCAAAAATGATGACATCCGCATCCTTCGAGATATTGAACAGTACTACTCTACACAGATTGATGAAATGCCCATGAATG TGGCTGATTTGATCTGA